A region of Candidatus Bathyarchaeota archaeon DNA encodes the following proteins:
- a CDS encoding type II toxin-antitoxin system VapC family toxin: MTIFIDTGVFVALRNADDEQHQRSKELMRKALKAEFGAIYTSDYIIGEAITTALIRTRRHDLAIDIGKYIIESPRIIKLWTTKEIFELAWQKFKTLKDKPLSFTDCITLAHIERNKIKQILSFDSGFDGLIQRIY; this comes from the coding sequence ATGACTATATTCATTGACACCGGAGTTTTTGTGGCTTTAAGAAACGCAGATGATGAGCAGCACCAAAGAAGCAAAGAACTAATGAGGAAGGCTTTAAAAGCGGAGTTCGGAGCCATATACACATCTGACTACATAATAGGCGAAGCCATAACCACAGCCCTAATAAGAACGAGAAGGCATGACTTAGCCATTGACATAGGAAAGTACATTATTGAATCGCCTAGAATAATCAAGCTCTGGACAACGAAGGAAATCTTCGAACTGGCATGGCAAAAATTCAAAACCCTTAAGGATAAGCCCTTAAGCTTCACAGACTGCATAACACTTGCCCACATAGAAAGAAACAAAATCAAACAAATATTAAGCTTTGATTCAGGTTTCGACGGCCTAATCCAAAGAATTTATTGA
- a CDS encoding winged helix-turn-helix domain-containing protein, producing MGSYRSRLDIIADILSVVKGNGSAKKTQIMYGANLSYTVLSKYLDELLNACLLKFESNKRHYVLTEKGKKFLQYYREYSRRNKHVERQLETVNAKRKILEGLCSA from the coding sequence TTGGGCAGCTATAGAAGTCGACTAGACATTATAGCTGACATTCTTTCAGTTGTTAAGGGAAATGGCAGTGCAAAGAAAACCCAAATCATGTATGGGGCGAATTTAAGCTATACCGTTCTATCCAAGTATTTGGATGAACTTTTAAACGCTTGTCTCTTAAAATTTGAAAGCAACAAACGCCATTATGTGCTTACTGAGAAAGGCAAAAAGTTTCTGCAATACTATCGCGAATATTCTAGGCGAAACAAGCATGTTGAACGCCAACTGGAAACGGTGAACGCGAAACGAAAGATTTTGGAGGGACTTTGCTCTGCATAA
- a CDS encoding DUF1616 domain-containing protein, translating into MKIVEYGLFYWTVVGVLALLAASPFLSRVLIYPRTEFFTELWILDADHKAENYPSNITRGQNYTIYLSIGNHLGYCAYYMVQVKFLNWSQLELMPTRFGPIEKRLPSSLPSLFNFTAFVADEQVYETPVTFSFNYTWDQPPSKVELSSLMFNGMWLNMSDYTISWNTEKQGFRGFLFFELWLYNNSAGSFQYHGRFVGLWFNMTVQ; encoded by the coding sequence TTGAAAATTGTCGAGTATGGCCTCTTTTACTGGACGGTTGTAGGCGTTTTAGCTCTTCTTGCGGCTTCTCCATTCCTAAGCAGAGTCCTCATATATCCGCGGACAGAATTTTTCACAGAACTCTGGATCTTAGACGCAGACCACAAGGCTGAAAATTATCCGTCCAACATTACACGCGGCCAAAACTACACCATTTACCTGAGCATTGGAAACCATTTAGGCTACTGCGCCTATTATATGGTTCAGGTAAAATTTTTAAACTGGTCGCAGCTAGAGCTGATGCCGACTCGTTTTGGTCCTATCGAAAAACGTCTTCCAAGCAGTTTACCATCACTTTTCAATTTCACAGCCTTTGTAGCTGACGAGCAAGTTTATGAAACTCCAGTAACATTCTCCTTCAATTATACTTGGGATCAACCGCCTTCAAAAGTTGAACTTTCAAGTTTGATGTTTAATGGTATGTGGCTGAACATGAGTGACTATACGATATCTTGGAATACAGAAAAGCAAGGGTTTCGGGGGTTTCTGTTCTTTGAGCTGTGGCTATATAATAATTCAGCTGGCAGTTTCCAGTATCATGGGCGTTTTGTTGGATTATGGTTTAATATGACAGTTCAATAA
- a CDS encoding Gfo/Idh/MocA family oxidoreductase: MTERELRVAVVGFGKMGMLHAGILNVLPRVKLVAICEKSGLIRKFLRKAVRDVRVADCVEAFSELGLDAVYVTTPIESHFQVVKSLYEHGIYCNLFVEKTLASNFKEAQELCSLAGKFGGANMVGYLRRFSVTFRKAKGLLDEGVIGKPVSFRAYAYSSDFFGIDGTAKVRTPKVGVVRDLGCHALDLALWFFGDLQVENAEVKSVVNDGSVDSAHFEVKASDDILGEFDVSWCVDGYRMPEVGFLVEGSNGCLSVNDDELAITLKNGRRQRWFRHDLGEQVGFWLGSPEYYRENESFVNAILQGKTAEPCFETAAKVDRLIDEVLAKADRIE; encoded by the coding sequence ATGACGGAACGGGAATTGAGGGTCGCTGTTGTCGGCTTCGGCAAGATGGGCATGCTACATGCTGGAATTTTGAACGTTTTGCCAAGGGTGAAGCTTGTCGCCATATGTGAGAAAAGTGGGTTGATTCGGAAGTTTTTGAGAAAGGCTGTTAGGGATGTTAGGGTTGCTGACTGTGTTGAGGCATTTTCAGAGCTTGGTTTGGATGCTGTTTATGTGACTACGCCGATAGAGTCGCATTTCCAAGTTGTTAAAAGCCTCTATGAACACGGCATCTACTGCAATCTTTTTGTTGAGAAGACTCTTGCTTCAAATTTCAAAGAAGCCCAAGAGCTTTGCAGTTTAGCTGGGAAATTTGGCGGAGCCAACATGGTTGGATATTTGAGGCGTTTTTCCGTTACTTTTAGGAAGGCTAAGGGTTTGTTAGATGAGGGTGTTATCGGCAAACCTGTGTCTTTCAGGGCTTATGCCTACTCCTCCGATTTTTTCGGGATTGACGGAACCGCTAAGGTTCGAACGCCGAAGGTTGGAGTTGTCAGGGATTTAGGATGCCATGCGTTGGATTTGGCCTTATGGTTTTTTGGAGATTTACAGGTTGAAAATGCAGAGGTTAAGTCGGTTGTAAATGATGGTTCTGTGGATTCAGCCCACTTTGAGGTTAAGGCTTCTGACGATATTCTCGGCGAATTTGATGTTTCATGGTGTGTTGACGGCTATCGCATGCCTGAAGTTGGCTTTTTAGTTGAGGGTTCTAATGGCTGTTTAAGCGTGAACGATGATGAGTTGGCGATAACTTTGAAAAACGGAAGAAGGCAAAGATGGTTTAGGCATGATCTTGGCGAACAGGTTGGTTTCTGGCTTGGAAGCCCTGAATACTACCGTGAAAATGAAAGCTTCGTGAATGCTATTTTGCAAGGCAAAACTGCAGAGCCCTGTTTTGAGACTGCGGCTAAGGTTGACCGCTTAATAGATGAGGTTCTAGCTAAGGCTGATCGAATTGAATAG
- a CDS encoding transcriptional regulator — protein MSEVEIPLKPLGREDIQKLEAVLLLGTVSRQDVIEKMRSADSKDRITWIDSLAVAAGAIAREKAGMTVPRIADELGRGEQTIRSHLIGKTEAGKLVRETYEMLVRGEKVLSFIAEEAEAPLKGEVEKLKLELEKERKEKAELQEKLARLQSKIENVAKALETVIKQLKA, from the coding sequence ATGAGTGAAGTTGAGATTCCCCTAAAACCCTTGGGCAGAGAGGACATTCAAAAACTCGAGGCAGTCCTTCTGCTTGGAACGGTTTCTAGGCAGGATGTTATCGAGAAAATGCGTAGCGCAGACTCTAAAGACAGAATAACATGGATAGATTCGCTGGCTGTGGCGGCTGGAGCCATTGCTAGAGAGAAGGCTGGCATGACGGTTCCAAGGATAGCTGACGAACTTGGAAGAGGCGAACAGACAATACGCTCTCATTTAATCGGGAAAACCGAGGCTGGAAAACTTGTAAGGGAAACCTATGAAATGCTGGTGCGCGGCGAGAAAGTTTTATCTTTCATTGCTGAGGAAGCTGAAGCCCCTCTAAAAGGGGAAGTGGAGAAGCTTAAACTTGAACTGGAAAAAGAACGGAAAGAGAAGGCTGAACTTCAAGAAAAACTCGCAAGGCTTCAAAGCAAGATTGAGAATGTGGCAAAAGCCTTGGAGACGGTCATAAAACAGTTAAAAGCATAA
- a CDS encoding metal-dependent hydrolase — protein MPKMIESLAGVELYAVGHFALGYLTAKLTGRFTKTQISIPIVLTLSVIPDIDLLVPFLDHRGPSHSLLVAIVIFIPVIVLFGKNGFPYLVALVQHSLLGDFFTGNVQLFWPITSYTYGIALDIRSPVNVALEWTAFLVMFAEMLRSKDLQLLIKPGRLNIVLAIPTFTVLLPTFLAFPLRVPAALMAPHIVMLILFSISMLADVKKAFQNLKRAKSAVPH, from the coding sequence ATGCCTAAAATGATTGAAAGCTTGGCTGGAGTTGAGTTGTACGCTGTAGGCCACTTCGCATTAGGGTATCTGACTGCAAAATTGACAGGACGCTTCACGAAGACGCAAATTAGTATACCGATTGTTTTAACCCTTTCCGTAATTCCAGACATTGACCTTTTGGTTCCGTTTCTCGATCACCGCGGTCCATCACACTCACTTTTAGTGGCCATCGTCATTTTTATTCCTGTCATTGTTTTGTTCGGGAAAAATGGATTTCCATACTTAGTGGCTTTAGTTCAGCATTCATTGTTGGGAGATTTCTTTACAGGAAACGTGCAGCTTTTTTGGCCCATAACCAGCTATACATATGGAATTGCTTTGGACATCAGAAGTCCAGTCAACGTAGCCCTTGAGTGGACGGCTTTTCTGGTAATGTTTGCTGAAATGCTGCGAAGCAAAGATTTACAGTTGCTAATTAAACCCGGACGCTTGAATATAGTTTTAGCCATTCCAACATTTACTGTTCTCCTGCCGACGTTTCTAGCTTTTCCGTTAAGAGTGCCAGCCGCGCTTATGGCTCCGCACATAGTAATGCTGATTTTATTTTCAATTTCAATGCTGGCGGATGTAAAGAAAGCGTTCCAAAACCTTAAGCGGGCTAAATCCGCTGTCCCGCATTAA
- a CDS encoding flagellin translates to MFGKKLFRNKKGIVGVEAAIVLIAFLIIAAALSYVVINMGFYTTQKTKETMQTGLEESLTALQLDGVVTARTNDSSNHILYILVPVKLSAGRGAVDLSSSSVVVSVYLPNATLMNIYQGANPGTTDVTWDKLNGTLKLENNQAKFAIYNDDGDTLLESNEKAFLLIRLNATDTNYMLGEYQTIKIEVRTAKGAALTVVRTAPGGLASKSFVDLG, encoded by the coding sequence ATGTTCGGCAAAAAACTGTTTAGGAATAAAAAGGGCATTGTGGGTGTTGAGGCTGCTATCGTGCTCATAGCCTTCCTGATAATCGCGGCGGCTCTCAGCTATGTTGTCATAAACATGGGCTTCTACACAACCCAGAAAACGAAGGAAACCATGCAAACAGGATTGGAAGAATCATTGACCGCTCTGCAACTGGACGGCGTAGTTACGGCAAGAACTAACGATTCGTCAAATCACATCCTCTACATACTGGTACCGGTTAAACTATCTGCGGGCAGAGGAGCAGTGGATCTCAGTAGTAGCTCAGTGGTAGTTTCAGTATATTTGCCAAACGCCACATTGATGAATATATATCAAGGCGCAAATCCGGGAACGACAGATGTTACATGGGACAAACTAAATGGCACTTTGAAGCTTGAAAATAATCAAGCTAAATTTGCGATATACAACGATGACGGTGACACTCTACTGGAATCAAATGAAAAGGCCTTCCTATTAATCCGCCTAAACGCAACAGATACCAATTATATGCTTGGAGAATATCAGACCATAAAGATTGAGGTTAGAACGGCGAAAGGCGCTGCCCTTACAGTGGTTCGCACAGCCCCCGGCGGCCTAGCATCAAAATCTTTCGTAGACTTAGGCTAA
- a CDS encoding type II/IV secretion system ATPase subunit: MSKKLKLSLPKFSGFKLSLSSKKEMTEEDAWPFKRTVCETLEEAMTEHPYLKKYLESLPEKPKYVLNLELEEYGKDDNIVYPLGLGIYAHIDIGGEIGKYNMVEPEKPDRKLLDEIEEAVAVLIGDKEYKGQKEHVLASLFKQAIKKKMVKIPKEKDENAILYHFLREKIGHGFIDGFLADPWLEDVSIPGEGKVFVYHKMFGHLETNVDVSKDEINRLLKNISERYGKVLSYTHPIIDIHLPDGSRFNIVYGEDISLRGSNFTIRKFPKEPISVAQLIRWKTMSPELGAYLWMLFEIGISAMVCGETASGKTTTLNALMGFINSDSKIISIEETPEVNLFHKNWIREVTRLHTGAPVTMFDLLKAALRQRPDYIIVGEIRGEEGRVAFQAIETGHPVISTMHAGTLGQLFQRLTSHPIDVPKTHIDGLNLAIFQARMERGKRFIRRVTSVNEIIGYEPDEGRLNYLPTFLYDPDLDKIRFMGSSYHLETKVLAFRGWGKERLRELYDELRARAEILSFLAENFPRYTDVWKTCIAVREKGVWEVYRRVKEMKVPWE, encoded by the coding sequence ATGTCGAAAAAACTTAAACTAAGCCTACCAAAATTCTCCGGTTTCAAACTGTCGCTCTCCTCAAAAAAGGAGATGACAGAGGAGGATGCTTGGCCGTTCAAAAGAACCGTCTGTGAAACATTAGAGGAAGCCATGACTGAACATCCATATTTAAAGAAATACTTAGAAAGTTTACCAGAAAAACCCAAGTACGTTTTAAACCTCGAGCTAGAAGAGTACGGAAAAGACGACAACATAGTCTATCCTTTAGGTTTAGGCATATACGCCCACATAGACATCGGCGGGGAAATCGGAAAATACAATATGGTGGAGCCTGAAAAACCAGACCGCAAACTTCTCGATGAAATTGAAGAAGCCGTCGCCGTGCTCATTGGCGACAAAGAGTATAAAGGGCAAAAAGAACACGTACTAGCCTCGCTTTTTAAACAAGCTATTAAAAAGAAAATGGTTAAAATTCCAAAAGAAAAAGATGAAAATGCGATTCTCTACCATTTTTTGAGAGAAAAAATTGGACATGGTTTCATTGACGGTTTTTTAGCAGATCCATGGTTAGAGGATGTCAGCATACCCGGAGAAGGTAAAGTTTTCGTTTACCATAAAATGTTTGGGCATCTTGAGACTAATGTTGATGTCTCAAAGGATGAGATTAACCGCCTTTTAAAAAACATATCTGAAAGGTATGGAAAAGTCCTAAGCTACACGCATCCAATAATCGACATACACCTGCCTGATGGCTCAAGGTTCAACATTGTCTACGGCGAGGACATAAGCCTAAGAGGAAGCAACTTTACCATAAGAAAGTTCCCAAAAGAACCGATTTCAGTTGCCCAGCTTATACGATGGAAAACAATGTCCCCCGAGTTAGGCGCCTACCTTTGGATGCTTTTTGAGATTGGAATATCCGCAATGGTTTGCGGAGAAACAGCGTCCGGTAAAACAACAACATTGAACGCTTTAATGGGTTTTATAAACTCGGACTCCAAAATCATAAGTATAGAAGAAACCCCGGAAGTCAATCTTTTCCATAAAAACTGGATTAGAGAGGTTACAAGGCTTCATACAGGTGCACCGGTAACAATGTTCGACCTTTTGAAGGCAGCCCTCCGCCAGAGGCCAGACTACATTATCGTAGGCGAAATTCGAGGCGAGGAAGGCCGAGTGGCATTTCAAGCCATTGAAACAGGCCACCCAGTTATTTCCACCATGCATGCTGGAACCTTAGGCCAACTCTTCCAGAGGCTTACATCCCATCCAATAGACGTCCCTAAAACTCACATTGATGGGTTGAACCTAGCAATTTTTCAGGCAAGGATGGAGCGGGGTAAACGGTTCATACGGAGGGTTACATCTGTAAACGAGATAATAGGATACGAGCCCGACGAAGGACGGTTAAACTATTTGCCAACATTCCTCTATGACCCAGACTTGGACAAAATAAGGTTTATGGGTTCAAGCTATCACCTTGAAACCAAGGTTTTGGCTTTCAGAGGCTGGGGTAAAGAGAGGCTGAGGGAACTTTACGACGAGTTAAGGGCTAGAGCTGAAATCTTAAGCTTTCTGGCAGAGAACTTTCCGCGGTACACAGACGTTTGGAAAACATGTATTGCTGTTCGGGAAAAAGGCGTCTGGGAAGTTTATCGAAGAGTTAAAGAGATGAAGGTTCCTTGGGAATAA
- a CDS encoding KaiC domain-containing protein, giving the protein MSDRVDVGIPGMNEILNGGLPRRNVVLLSGGPGTGKSIFGQQFLYAGFRLGEPGVLVTLEEHPVQVRINMDRFGWDPRKYEQEGKFAIVDAFTSGIGEAAKRERYVAKDPDDVPSFLDIIRQAITDLNAQRVVIDSVSTLYMTKPALARSTIMLIKKVLAGLGCTSFLISQVSVTDRGFGGPGVEHAADGIIRLDLDEFQGELKRSIIIWKMRGTSHSMRRHPFDITSKGITVYPDRVIRITPRGFFEGGCESS; this is encoded by the coding sequence ATGAGTGACCGTGTTGATGTTGGGATTCCCGGAATGAACGAGATATTGAATGGAGGCTTGCCTAGGAGAAACGTTGTCCTTTTGTCTGGCGGTCCAGGCACTGGCAAATCCATTTTTGGCCAGCAGTTTCTATACGCTGGGTTTAGGCTTGGGGAGCCCGGCGTATTGGTGACTTTGGAGGAGCATCCTGTCCAAGTTAGGATTAACATGGACCGTTTCGGATGGGATCCTAGGAAGTACGAGCAGGAGGGCAAGTTTGCCATTGTAGACGCTTTCACTTCGGGCATTGGTGAAGCGGCAAAAAGAGAACGTTATGTTGCTAAGGATCCCGATGATGTTCCAAGTTTTTTGGATATTATTCGACAGGCGATCACCGACTTGAACGCCCAACGGGTTGTCATAGACTCTGTCTCAACGCTTTACATGACTAAACCGGCGCTGGCAAGATCCACTATCATGCTGATAAAGAAGGTTTTGGCTGGTTTAGGCTGCACAAGCTTCCTTATCTCTCAAGTTAGCGTTACAGATCGAGGTTTTGGCGGTCCGGGTGTTGAGCATGCCGCCGATGGCATTATCCGACTTGACTTAGACGAGTTTCAAGGGGAACTCAAACGCTCGATAATTATTTGGAAGATGCGCGGCACAAGCCATTCTATGAGGAGGCATCCCTTCGACATAACAAGCAAGGGCATAACAGTTTACCCGGATAGAGTTATCAGGATAACCCCAAGAGGTTTTTTCGAGGGAGGATGTGAAAGCTCATGA